The sequence below is a genomic window from Saccopteryx leptura isolate mSacLep1 chromosome 3, mSacLep1_pri_phased_curated, whole genome shotgun sequence.
CGTTAGCTGCGGACTCCCTGATTCCCTTCCTGGCACATCTTTTTTCCTTAATACTAACCACCTTCCAACTTATTATATAATCGACACATTTAggatggttgtgtgtgtgtgtctgtgtttattGTCTCTCTGATAGAATTTAAGGAACACAAGAATAGGGATGTTTCCTTCACTGCTGGACCCCCCTACCTAGCACAATACCCAGCTCCTTAGAGGTGCTCAGtcaatatttgtcaaatgaactCAAGTAAGGAGGACTAGCACTCCTTTGGAAATGACCACTTGACGTACTGAGGTCCCTGAAGATCCAACAGTCCGCGCACAGAGGCCACCCAAGAACCCAGAGTCCCACCTCTGAATGGCACTCCCATTCCCAATCCTAGCTCCATTCACTATCCCCAAAGCCTCAACCTCCATCCCGGAGCCCCACCTGAGATCTGCACCCCCCAATCCTCACTAGGAAACCTGGAAGCCTCCTTTGGTAGGACCTTAATCTGTCTTGAACTTAGAGCAAAGCAACTGCCCCAGCCAGGGGAGCTGACCCAACACAGAGGGGAACACCTGTGGAGCACCCCTGAGTGGAGAGCGTGGGTACTGAGAAGAGCCCCCCGCTGTGGGGCCCGGCAGAGGGAGAAGAACGGAAACCCCCACTAGGGAAGCCTCGGGGAGGCATGGGATTCCCCCTCAGAGAACATGTGAGTCCTGGAGGCCCCCATCTCCGGGGAGACAAGGTCTTGCTGCACCTTTCCTTTCAACGTCTCAACTCTCAGGCTTCGCAGGTACATCGGGGAAACACAGAGTCCAGCCCCCtttgtaaaacttttatttagaaatcttCCCAATAGAtccttatatatatacacacatcatCATCACATGGGTTTTGTTGCTAAAGAGTCACACGCCCACAGCGTTGGCCTCTGGGCTGCACAAAGGTCAGGTACCTGGAGCGGTTACTCCTCTTCTGCAGAAAAATGCAGAGACCAACATGATTCATCAGTTCATCACATACAGTACAACACGGACGGAAAGTGCTGGGCCTGCCCGCAGGGACACTGCGCTCTGTACATGGGCAGGGGCAGGCCTTCGGCGGGGGGCCACGTACCATTGACATCACAAGTACGGCCAGACCGCCCCCAAAGGCCGAGAGAGTTCTTGGCTGACTACAGATTCTGTGCCCTTGGTTTTGTTTTGGGGAAAGGAAAAGGTTGTACCATCTTGTCGTTTGCCActacaaataaaagaatataaatttttctagaaagatgggagtccttccagtcatgtttgttttcatgtcttttttcACCTTCCCATGCGTTTCCTTTTGTGTGGATATTATTCCTGGAATGATGCTATTTTTTTCATGGGTGAAAAGGGGGCAGAGGTAGGGGGagggcatggtgtgtgtgtgtgggggggtggaaatgtaaatgaaatacGGATCTTCTCTAGTTCTTACAAACCCAACACTTTGTGCCTCCCTGCCCCGGCCCATTTTAGGTGACTGCATTACATTTCACATATTCTGCCCATGTTCCCATATCTCTTATCCATTTTCACTTCTGTACCTGGCCGTGGAATGAGACAGAAATGAGGTCAATCATGAGAAATGAGAACTATCTGGATAACTCAGGCAAAAGTGATTCCGAACCTAAATAACCCAAGGCTGTGTAGTCAGACAGACTGGCCCTGCCTAGGTCCTGGACTCACAGTGGGAAACCCCTCTGCAGCATTGCTACTGAGGGCCACAGAGTTTGTTATGGCCTCAGAATGCTTCTACGTTCCTGAGTCCACGCAGTCCACACCACAGCTAGGAGATGGGCAAGCCAGGGCACTGCTGAGAAACTGACACTCACagagataacatgtccaggtcacATTGCCAGTCTAGAGAAGAGGGAGCCAGAAGCTTGTGCTCCCGCTAGAATGTGTGATCCACCTCCTAaaacccacccacccatccacactGTGGCCCCAAGTCAAACTAATCCACCAGGAAGCAAACACAGCCTTAGGACAGGTGCTCCATCTTCGGCCAGATGGGACCCCTCACAGGAGCTTCCAAGTGCTGGAAGGGAACCAGTCGTAATGTTCATTAAAATATGATTCTGGAGGGCTGACATGGGATGGAAAGTTAGAGTGCTACAGGGGTTAACCATCCCATCTCCACAGAATGGGCCTCacaacttaaaaagaaaggaaggaggacagGGATCACTCAGTCCCTGTCTGCGAATGGCTGAGCTACGTTGCACTTGAGGCCGCATCACAGGAGGGCAAGCCCTGAGCTGAACCCACATGCGAGGGTCTTTCCTGCCAGCCGCAGGGCTGGTTCTTCCACAGCGCCACGGACAGGGCAGGCCCAGAGGGTCCCTCCTCTCTGAGCTCAAAGGCAGAGCCTGGGGGGAGACGGCTGGGGTGACTTGGGGATGCAATGACAGGTATGTAGGACTTGTGTGCAGTTTGTTCCATGGGCTTGAAATGCAGGTCACAGGCAGGCCTAGCCTTAAGAAAACCATGTCCCACCACTTGGATTGACACAGGAGATCAACGAGGGGCAGTGGTCCACTCTACAAAAGGATTCTTCACTTTACAAAAGGACTCATGgtagtatttctttaaaagatgaagGATAAGGATTTGATTTACAAAAATGTCATGTACAACTTTTGGAGGGGGACACTCCTATTGCATTAAGCCAGCCTCCCATACACACCCATTTTGACTGAGAGCTACACAGTTGAGGGGTGTTTATTCTGCTAAATGAATGTGCACACGTTCGGGTCTCGGCTGCGGCCTGGTCCCTGACTGGATTCCCCATGTCCTAGAAGTAGGGCTGGATCCTGGGTCATATCAAGACCTAAAGATCCTACCAATcactgacctaaaaaaaaaaaagtcccaagtgccagggaaaaaaaatcccaaatgccAGGTATTCTTGGACAGAGTTTGTGCTCAGTTTGGTTTAGAACACCGACCAGACCACTAGCTAACAGACCCCTGCAGCAGGAAGGTCCCCCTGAGCATCTTGGGGAATGCACAGTTGGGGCTCAGCACCAACACACGCCCATCGGCATGCTGGCATTTGCTCACTGCAGTGATGTGTAGCTGAGAACACAGGCAAGTAGCTCTGACATGTTACCAGGATTTGAAGCCCACGTGCCCCCAAACAGCGCTTGCTCAATTTCCTCTaatcatttttcctttctctgccttcacattaAGCCCAAAGGGCACTCGTGGCTGTAGGTTTGGTCCCCAGAGCCACAAGGATTAGGAAGGCAAGTTTCACTGGGGAGAAAGCAAAGCTTCACTCTCCAGGGCAAGAAGTAAGGGCTACTGGATTTTTGACCCTCTAGCCCAGCTAGTTGGGAGCAGGTGGTCCACTGGCCGTCTTCTTCAACCAGGCCCTGAAGAAGGCACCTCGAGGCTTGTGACTCTGCAGCAGCTGGCAAGCTGGATGGACCAACACAGGACTGGGTGAAGATGGGGCTCAAGAAATGGGCAGCTATTGGGTACCTATGTATTTGGACAGAGTGACCACAAAAGCCACCCCAGCCAGTTTGGGAGGGGCTAACGGCAAGGCAGAGGTTGCTGAATGCCTCAGGTGGGAGCTGACAGCCCCAGGTCTCAGCAAAGACAGGGCTCCCAAGCTCCAGGCCAAAAGCAGTGCCGCTCAAGCCTCTTACTTGAGGAGTCTTAAGGATTTGGGGAAGGGGAAGACCGTGCCGTCTTCATAAAAAGTACCTACCACTTTGCTCCATTTTTCTGTTCTCCTACTGAGGCAGGAAATGAGAAAGCCAGCCCTAGGGACAGGTTGGGCTTCCCAGAGTTCAGGCATCAAGGAAAGCTCATCAATCCGTTGCTGTACTACAGATCTGCCCAATCTTCACCCACCTGCCCTGAAGCCCACAGTCCAGCGGCCTGAGGGCACCCTCCTGGCTGGCCCAGGATAGTCCCAGACCCATCACCGAGGGCCAGCTCCATCAGTGGCAGGTAGCATGGCAGGGCGGAGGCTGCGGGCTGTGTGCTTGGGTGCAGGCTCTTCTGTGTAGCTGTCCGGGCTGGCTGCCCCGTCCAGGGAGCTGCCACAGCTGGAGTTGGGAGACAGCACATCCTGCAGGAGGTCCTCTGGAGGTgcaccaccccctcccccgccaccccCTGCGCCAGCCCCCACCACAGGGTCCTTGCCAGGCTTGGCGCGCTGGGAGCCCTCCTCCTCCTGGTCATTGAGCAGCTTGGCCAGGAAGTTGATGTACTTCATGGCCAGGCGGAGGATCTCATTCTTGCTGAGCTTTTTGTCTGGGGGGTGCGTGGGGATCAGCTTGCGGAGCTCAGCGAAGGCC
It includes:
- the TAL1 gene encoding T-cell acute lymphocytic leukemia protein 1 isoform X3, whose translation is MFATNNRVKRRPSPYEMEITDGPHTKVVRRIFTNSRERWRQQNVNGAFAELRKLIPTHPPDKKLSKNEILRLAMKYINFLAKLLNDQEEEGSQRAKPGKDPVVGAGAGGGGGGGGAPPEDLLQDVLSPNSSCGSSLDGAASPDSYTEEPAPKHTARSLRPAMLPATDGAGPR
- the TAL1 gene encoding T-cell acute lymphocytic leukemia protein 1 isoform X2, translating into MCSIVKFWKLQPSGDSGFFGEPDAFPMFATNNRVKRRPSPYEMEITDGPHTKVVRRIFTNSRERWRQQNVNGAFAELRKLIPTHPPDKKLSKNEILRLAMKYINFLAKLLNDQEEEGSQRAKPGKDPVVGAGAGGGGGGGGAPPEDLLQDVLSPNSSCGSSLDGAASPDSYTEEPAPKHTARSLRPAMLPATDGAGPR